In the genome of uncultured Paludibaculum sp., the window CCGCTCCAGGCACCCCAGGCGGGTGTCATGGCGGTGACGCCGTCCACCGCGTAGAAGCCGAACGAACTGCGCTGCCCGGCCAGATGGCCGCCGTCCTGGTTGGAAGATGACAGGTACCGGAAGCCCATGGCGCTGGCATTGTTCATGGGCAGATCGATGATCTCGTTGCGGGTGACCACGGCTCCCAGTTCCGCATTCTCCGTATTGAGGGTCGCCGCGTGTGCCTCGACAACGATTTTGTCGGAGACCGCACCAACTTCCAGGGTCACGTCGAAGCGGATGGTCTGCTGCGTCCCGAGCAGGATCTCGTCGCTAGTCGTCTCTTTGAACCCGGGTTGCGTGACTTTGATGGTGTAGGTCCCGACGGGCAATTCCGGGAAGGCATAATGGCCCGCGTCGTTTGTGGTGGTGCGCCGCTGGACGCCTGTCTTTGTCTCGACCAGCAGTACCTGGACTCCGGGTGCGATGGCCCCGGTGGAATCCGTCACCAGTCCGACCGCGGAGCCGAGAAGGGTCTGTCCAAAACTGGTGCTCAGGCATCCGAGCAGGGTAAAGACCAAAATCAGGCAAATCCCGGGTAAACGGAGAGCCCGTTTCGGGACCTTCATGTTCAGCATAACTACTTTCTCCTGGACCAAAACGTCGAACCAATCTGCCGGGCGGGCCGATTCGATCCGGCTGACTCCCTGGCAACTGTGAGGTGTGGGTCAATACTAGCCGGAGCTCCGCGCTTTAGAGCCGGTCTCCGGGTTAGGTAACCGGTGACAGAGCCCGTCGGGGCACGTTACTGCCGCGTGTAAGACGTTGCTGTTCAGTGAATTAGCCGGAATCGTACGGATAGCGCATTCCGGGAGTATCATGATGAGGAATGCCTCACCGGACCGGGGATGGGTCTGCCGCTCCGCCGAGCGTTGCAGCGGGCGACGTTACCGCCCAGCTGGATCGCATCCTGGCCAGTCCGGAATTTCGCCACTCCGAGCGTCTTTGCCGCTTTCTGGCCTTTGTGGTCACTCAGCATCTGGCCGGCAACATAACCTCGCTGAAGCAGTCGGTGGTCGCTGTCGAGGTGTTCGACCGCGAGCCCTCCTACGATTCGAGTTCCGATTCCGTGGTGCGGGTCGAGGCGCGGCGATTGAGGGAAAAGCTGGGCCAGTACTATGACGGTGCGGGCAAGAACGATCCTCTGGTCATCACCCTGCCCAAGGGCAGCTACGCCCCCCAGATCAACCCCCGCGGTGAGCCGCCGGTGGTGCCGCCCACGATTCTGGGCGAGGCGATCGCGGCCCGGAAGCCGCAGCGCGCCTGGGTGACCGGCCTGGCCGTCGCCGGGGCGGTTCTGGCCGGGGCCTTCCTGATGTCGTGGTGGGGCGGTTCCCGCCAAGGGCAGGCACCCGCGCCCATCCGCAGGCTCACGTCGGATGCCGGCCTTACGTTCCAGCCGGTCCTGTCCAACGACGGCAAGCTGATGGCTTTTTCGTCCGATCGCAGCGGCGACGGCAATCTCGATATCTGGGTCCAACAGATTCCAGGCGGTACGCCGGTGCGGATCACCGACAACCCGGCTGACGACGTCGAGCCTGCCTTTTCCCCGGACGGAACATCCATCGCCTATCGGGCCGATGGAGCTGAGAATGGAGTCTTCGTGGTGCCCGCGCTCGGAGGAGCCAAGACACTGCTGGCGAAAGCCGGCTACCGGCCGCGTTTCTCCCCCGACGGATCGCGTGTTGTGTACTGGACGGGGGACCGCCTCTTCCGCATGGGCAAGATCTTTGTCGTCCCGGCTCACGGAGGCGCTCCGGTGCCGTTCCAAGCGGATTTCGCCTATGCGGGGTACCCCTTGTGGTCGCCGGACGGTCTCCATATCGCATTCGTCGGTAGCCGTGGCTCCGCCATTCGCGAGGAATCGAATACGGATGAGTGGGATTGGTGGGTGGCCCCCGTCGACGGCGGCCCGGCCGTGGCCATGCTGGCCCGGGAGGTCTTTGATAAGCAGGGGCTGCAGGCGCCTGAGACCGGCCGGTCGCACCGGCGTGTCGGGCCAGAGTACTGGAGTCCGTCGGGGAATATCGTCTTTTCCGCTCGCCGCGAGCGGCAGACCAATATCTGGCAAGTGCCCGTCTCCCGGCGATGGCAGGTCAATGGGACAGTGGAGCCATTGACCTTCGGCGCCGGCCGCGCGGACCATCCGAGCATGGCTGCCGACGGGTCGATGGTGTTCTCGGTCCTTACCTACAAGTGCGACGTGTGGCGGCTGGCGCTCGGGTCGAATGGTGTTACGCAAGCCCGGTCGGCGGAGCGCGTCACCACCGGCGATGGCAACTACGTCCGCCCCACCGTGTCACAGGATGGAAAGCGGATCGCGTTTCTGTCCAACCGCTCGGGAAACAACGATGTGTGGGTAAAGGAACTGGAGACCGGTCGCGAGCACCCGCTGACCGCCTCACCCGAGGATGAGACCGCGCCGACGCTGGCGCCCGACGGGTCCAGGGTGGCTTTCAGCAAGGCCCCGGCGCAGGACTCCATTCTATTGGCGTCCTTCGAAGGCGGCCCCGTCACGTCGCTCTGTACCGATTGCGGAGAGCCGCGCGCCTGGCTGCCCGATGGGAAGGCCCTTCTGTTTCAGAGGCTGCTGCCAAAGGGCGGATCTGTCATCGGCATGGTTGATCTATCGGGCCATGCCGAGCACGTACTCCAATCCGCCGAGAGCGCGCTCTTCTCTCCCTCCGTTTCGCGGGATTCCAAGTGGATTGCGGTGACGGTCCGTACCCCACCGGACGATGACCGCATTGCGATTGTGCCATTGCGGAGGAACGCCCTCGTGAAGCCCAGCGACTGGATCTGGATCACGCACCATGAAGGCAAAGTGAACAAACCGAGGTGGTCACCCGACGGTGGCGTTCTCTACTTCGTCTCCGATTGGGATGGATTTGTCTGCATCTGGGCATGCCGGCTGGATCCGGCGACCAAGCGCCCTGTCGGCCAGCCCGAACCGGTCCTCCATTTTCATTCCGGACAGAACTCCCTCGACGATGTTTATGGGTTGGACCTGACGGTCGCTAGTGGGCATCTGTTTTTCAATGCCGGCGCGAGGTCTGGCAACATCTGGCTGGCTGCTTCCAGGAAGTGACGGTTGCCGCGGAGAAGGCCCGGGCGGCATGGTGTCCGCCTCGCATCTCCAAAATGATGTCGGGCGATGCGAGGCGAACGGGTTGGATGCTTATTTGGAAAATACGGCCGATATATTACAGATTGATTCCGAATTCACTCCAATTCACCACCTGCTGCTTGACCATCGCCTCGTGGCCCAGGATTGCGGTGAGCGCCGCGACGGAGCCGACACTGGCGTTGATGGGGGCGGGCTTGCCCTCCGTAATGGCGGCGTAGAACGTCTCGATGTGGGCGAACGGCCGCTCGGTGCGCTTCGCGGCCAATACGACGGGTTCTCCGCCTGCGATGGGATACATCGTGGTGCCATTCATCAGGTCGACGGCGCCTTTGGTGCCGAAGACATGAATGTACTGGCCGCCGGCCGGCATCGCGCGTGGATGGAAGACGTTCTGGGTGAACGACATCTGAATATTGCCCGGATACTCGTAGACGATGCTGCCGCAGTCGAAGATGGTGCGGCCGGCGGGCTGGTTCTTGTAGAAGTTGATGGCGCCGAATCCGGTGGCCTTGGTGGGATGGGCGTTGAGAACCCAGTTGCAAAGATCCAGGTTGTGGACCGATTGCTCCACCAGGTAGCCGCCGCCCTTTGCGACGTCGAAGAACCAGTCGCCCGAGCTGCCGTCGTGAGGCAGGTCCTCAGTGGCATGACGCTGGGCCTTCACCATGACGATGTCGCCGATGATACCGTCGTGAATCTTGGCGATAGCCTCCTGGTACTGCACGATGGAACGCAATTGCTGGCCGGCCACGAAGACCTGTTTGGAGGCCTTGGCCGCAGCCAGAAGCTGCTTGATTTCGGCCGGCTTGAGGCCCACGGGCTTCTCGCAGTAGACGTGTTTGCCGGCCTTGAGCGCGGCGATTGCCATCTCGGCGTGCAGGTAGGGCGGGCTGGCGATAAAGACAACCTGGATCTCTTTATTGTCGAGCACCTTGCGCCAATCCGATGTGGTGGCGGGGTTGTCCTTGGACGCGGCCGTGGCGGCCTTGTCGAGGCGGTCCGGCTTGATGTCGCACAACATGGCGACCTTGGCGTTGGGTTGCTGGATGACTCCCTGAAGCAGGTACGACCCACGATTCCCGACGCCAATCATGGCGGTGGGCACCTTGGGTGCCTCCTGCGCGAGGGCGGCGCCGGCTGCGAACGGGGCTGAAAGGAGGAACGACCTTCGATCTACACTCATAGTGCGCCCATTCTAACAGGGGAGTGTCGTTGCCATGACACGGTAGTTGCCGCCCGGCTCCCCGCCACTTCGAACTGATGCCGCTCACATAGTGCACACTGTGAGGAACGCACTAGAATGGCCTGTGTCGGAGGCTGCCCAGGAGTGGCTCCCGAGCGGCTGAAGAGTGATTGCGGCGTGGCGAACGAAGAGACGAACGCAGGAGGCACACCATGGAGGCCCGGACAGCTCAGCTCACGACGACAGATCATTTGACAGCGGCGCATCCGGAGCAGGGGAAGAGCACACGGCTCGTCAGCCTCGACGCGTACCGGGGTTTCATCATGCTGCTGCTCGTCTCCTCGGGCTTCGGCCTGAGCGTCCTGAAATCCTATCCCGGCTGGCAATGGCTCGCCACGCAGGTGGACCATGCCGCCTGGGAAGGCTGCACATTCTGGGATCTCATTCAGCCTGCGTTCACCTTCATGGTGGGCATGGCCATGCCTTTCTCACTGGGTCGGCGTCTGGCGGCCGGCGATACCCCGATGCAGGTATTCCGGCATGTGGCCTGGCGGGCGCTGATTCTGATCGCGCTCAGCAATCTCTTTTCGAATTGGGGCGAGCAGCCCGGGCAGCTGAAGTTCCAGCTCATCAACGTGCTCAGCCAGATCGCCTTCGGCTACGTCCTGTGCGCCCTCATCCTACGCCTGCGCTTCCGCCTGCAGGTGGTCGCGGCCGTCGTCCTGATCGCCTTCCATTGGGCTCTCTTCGTGGCATTCCCAGGTCCTCAGGGACCCTGGTCGCAGACCGGCAACATCGGAGCCGTCATCGACCTGAAGGTCCTCGGCTACAACTACTCCGGCGACTACACCACCATCAACTTCCTGGGCAATGCGGTCACCATCCTCTTCGGGTGCTGGGCCGGCCTGCTGATGCAATCCGCCCGCACCCACGTGGAAAGGCTGAAGATTCTGGGCGCCGCTGCTGCCGCCGGTCTGGTCCTGGGCCTCGCGCTGCAGCCCTTGGTTCCAATGGTGAAGCGGCTCTGGACCCCCTCCTTTCTTTTCTTCAGCACAGGCTGGGTGGTCCTGATGCTCATCGGCTTCTATTGGGTCATCGAGGTGAAGCAGCAGAGGCGCTGGACCCTGCCGTTCCTCGTCCTGGGCATGAACTCGATCTTCGTCTACTCCCTGGGCCAACTCGGCCTCTCCGCTTGGCTCAACCGCGGCCTGGCGTCCTTCACCGGTAATTTCGCGTTCCTGGGCCAACTCGGCGCAATTCCACAAAGAGTGCTCGTCCTGGCCGGCCTCTGGTCTCTCTGCTACTGGCTCTACCAGCGCCGGATCTTCATCAAGATTTAGCGCCGGCGCATTGCCATCCGTCAATAGGAGCTCTTTCCCCGAAACAAACCCAAACGGGCATAGAATGGTCGCCGAGGCAACGCCTGTCCATGCCCCGACATCTCCTCCTGCTCCTTCTCAGCGCGACGGCCGCGCTGGCCGCCGACCCCACCTTCCTCAAGCGAAACGCTTCCTCGATCCAATCACAGCCGGATGACCTCACCCGGGGCATGGCCGGAGCTTTATACCGCCCGCTCTTTGGTGCCGGCGACCCACAGGCCAGATCCCTCAAGAGCGTCGCCCGGTATGGCGAATTTACCTTGGATTCCGGCACCCGCTCCGCCCTCGTCTCCTACCCGGGCGAGGAGCAGATCTACTTCATCCTCTCCGGCACGGGCACTGTCCTCTGCGACGATGTGCGCCAGCCGGTCAAGCCCGACGACTTCCTCTACCTGCCGCCTAACTCGCGCCACGGCGTTGTCAACGACTCGTCCGCTCCGCTCCGCCTGCTCGTCATGGGCTTCCGGATCCCGGCCGGCGCACGAGTCCCTCCGGCCTCGAAACTCATGATCGCCAATACCGCCGACGTCCCCCTGCAGCAACTCGCCGGCCACGGCCCCACCACCCAGTTCAAGCTCCTCATGGGTACCACCGAGAGCACGCGCGACAAGCTCCCCGCCGCCAGCCAGATGACCAGCCTCTTCCTCATGGACTTCGCCCCCGGCGGCACCAACATCCCCCATCACCACGAAATGGAGGAGGAGATCTATTTCATCCTGCGGGGCAGCGGCGAGATGGTTGCCGGCGGCGGTATCGACGGCAATGAAGGCCGCCATGCCACCATCCAGGGCGACGCCTGGTTCCTGCGCCTCAACACGACAGTGGGCTTCTACAGCGGCGCCAAGTCCGGTGGTGCCCACGATCTCATCCTCGCCGTCCGCTCCTCATTCCCGTTTCCGCCTGCCCGGCGGCCCTGAAACCGAGACAAAGAAAGGATCCACGCACGATGTCCCGCTCCCGCCTCTCCCGCCGCCAGTTGCTCGCGGCCGCCGCTCTGCCCGGTCTCTTCCGCATGACCGAGGGTGCCGCCACGGCCCAAACCCTTAACAGGAGCTCCGCACCCAGCCAGTTGAAGATCACCGACATGCGCTTTGTCCTGGTGGCCTCCAACTACGACTACCCCATCATCCGCATTGATACCAACCAGGGCGTCTATGGCTTGGGCG includes:
- a CDS encoding Gfo/Idh/MocA family oxidoreductase, which translates into the protein MSVDRRSFLLSAPFAAGAALAQEAPKVPTAMIGVGNRGSYLLQGVIQQPNAKVAMLCDIKPDRLDKAATAASKDNPATTSDWRKVLDNKEIQVVFIASPPYLHAEMAIAALKAGKHVYCEKPVGLKPAEIKQLLAAAKASKQVFVAGQQLRSIVQYQEAIAKIHDGIIGDIVMVKAQRHATEDLPHDGSSGDWFFDVAKGGGYLVEQSVHNLDLCNWVLNAHPTKATGFGAINFYKNQPAGRTIFDCGSIVYEYPGNIQMSFTQNVFHPRAMPAGGQYIHVFGTKGAVDLMNGTTMYPIAGGEPVVLAAKRTERPFAHIETFYAAITEGKPAPINASVGSVAALTAILGHEAMVKQQVVNWSEFGINL
- a CDS encoding cupin domain-containing protein, whose translation is MPRHLLLLLLSATAALAADPTFLKRNASSIQSQPDDLTRGMAGALYRPLFGAGDPQARSLKSVARYGEFTLDSGTRSALVSYPGEEQIYFILSGTGTVLCDDVRQPVKPDDFLYLPPNSRHGVVNDSSAPLRLLVMGFRIPAGARVPPASKLMIANTADVPLQQLAGHGPTTQFKLLMGTTESTRDKLPAASQMTSLFLMDFAPGGTNIPHHHEMEEEIYFILRGSGEMVAGGGIDGNEGRHATIQGDAWFLRLNTTVGFYSGAKSGGAHDLILAVRSSFPFPPARRP
- a CDS encoding DUF5009 domain-containing protein, yielding MEARTAQLTTTDHLTAAHPEQGKSTRLVSLDAYRGFIMLLLVSSGFGLSVLKSYPGWQWLATQVDHAAWEGCTFWDLIQPAFTFMVGMAMPFSLGRRLAAGDTPMQVFRHVAWRALILIALSNLFSNWGEQPGQLKFQLINVLSQIAFGYVLCALILRLRFRLQVVAAVVLIAFHWALFVAFPGPQGPWSQTGNIGAVIDLKVLGYNYSGDYTTINFLGNAVTILFGCWAGLLMQSARTHVERLKILGAAAAAGLVLGLALQPLVPMVKRLWTPSFLFFSTGWVVLMLIGFYWVIEVKQQRRWTLPFLVLGMNSIFVYSLGQLGLSAWLNRGLASFTGNFAFLGQLGAIPQRVLVLAGLWSLCYWLYQRRIFIKI